Proteins encoded in a region of the Stieleria neptunia genome:
- a CDS encoding serine protease: MMSLLQSRPARSVVVVTLRETERQSTAPARGVSQWHVPILKLARAARLRVPLRWVIAACTIALCILPSQTAHAQLKLDRIFPPTVAVGSESEVTAEGKFPNWPASVDCDRDDIEITAAKDSGKFTVKIAATAPPGVAWIRLHDGQTATQLHPLIIAPIAVTRETEPNDKRDDAHRVTLPAVVAGRLAKGGDSDAYRVSLKAGQQLVASVTANQLLQSPMDAVLQLTDLRGNVLAQVDDVRGLDPQLVYQCEADQDVLVRLFAFPETPNSTVGFSGSSSFIYVCEMTTGPFLDHLAISGNTALPFGHNLPPSCPVVLSPATRVAPSTATVPGGLGWSWVPGRGDEAVPHHHGDDVDVTLPALLTGHIRDPKETHSYSFAAVKGKKYRAEVRSKADGFLLDSKLTISDQKTGGVLASNDDLSRGNYDAGVDFTAKQDGLVDVTVSDMIDGFGPRHFYQLTVRESQPECQLTVTDGQFVLPRDKPLEIPVTVTRTAGFSENVQITALGLPPGVTVESVLSEPKGDTSKSVKLKLTAGQAAGGHATFQIVGTFLDADGKPTEEKTEATYPLRPFHTLTEVWLTIPPAPTDDTSTDNASPPSATP, from the coding sequence ATGATGTCGTTGCTTCAATCTCGGCCGGCACGCTCGGTCGTCGTAGTGACGTTGCGTGAGACCGAGCGGCAATCGACCGCCCCGGCACGTGGCGTCAGCCAGTGGCACGTGCCGATCCTGAAGCTTGCACGCGCCGCTCGCTTACGCGTCCCGCTGAGATGGGTGATCGCTGCTTGTACGATTGCGCTTTGCATCCTTCCGTCACAGACTGCTCACGCACAACTCAAGCTCGATCGGATCTTCCCGCCTACGGTTGCCGTGGGGAGTGAATCCGAGGTCACCGCCGAAGGAAAGTTTCCCAACTGGCCGGCGTCAGTCGATTGTGATCGAGACGACATCGAAATCACCGCCGCAAAAGACTCCGGCAAGTTCACCGTCAAAATCGCGGCGACCGCGCCGCCCGGCGTGGCCTGGATCCGGCTTCACGACGGGCAAACGGCCACGCAGCTCCATCCGCTGATCATCGCGCCGATCGCCGTGACCCGTGAAACCGAACCCAACGACAAACGCGACGACGCCCATCGGGTGACCCTGCCGGCGGTGGTTGCCGGACGATTGGCCAAGGGTGGTGACAGCGATGCCTACCGCGTCTCGCTCAAAGCCGGTCAACAGCTCGTCGCTTCGGTCACCGCAAATCAGCTGCTTCAATCACCGATGGACGCCGTCTTGCAATTGACGGATCTTCGCGGCAACGTGCTGGCGCAAGTGGACGATGTCCGCGGCCTGGACCCGCAACTGGTTTATCAATGCGAGGCCGACCAAGACGTGCTGGTGCGTTTGTTTGCGTTTCCCGAAACGCCCAACAGCACGGTCGGCTTCAGCGGATCGAGCAGTTTTATTTACGTCTGCGAAATGACCACTGGCCCGTTCTTGGACCATCTTGCCATCAGCGGCAACACCGCCCTGCCCTTCGGCCACAATCTGCCCCCGTCGTGCCCCGTCGTTCTGTCTCCCGCGACCCGGGTGGCCCCGTCCACCGCGACGGTGCCTGGCGGACTCGGTTGGTCCTGGGTCCCTGGCCGGGGCGATGAAGCGGTGCCACACCATCACGGCGACGACGTTGACGTCACGCTCCCCGCGTTGTTGACCGGACACATCCGCGATCCCAAAGAAACGCACAGCTATTCGTTTGCCGCGGTCAAAGGCAAAAAGTACCGTGCCGAAGTGCGATCCAAAGCCGATGGATTTTTGCTCGATTCAAAACTGACGATCAGCGATCAAAAGACAGGCGGGGTGCTGGCCAGCAACGATGACCTCTCACGGGGCAACTACGACGCCGGCGTCGACTTCACGGCCAAGCAAGACGGCCTGGTTGACGTGACGGTGTCCGACATGATCGATGGATTCGGCCCCCGACACTTCTACCAATTAACGGTTCGTGAAAGTCAGCCGGAATGCCAACTGACCGTCACGGACGGCCAATTTGTCCTGCCGCGTGACAAACCCCTCGAAATCCCCGTCACGGTCACGCGGACGGCGGGCTTCAGCGAAAACGTCCAAATCACGGCACTCGGATTGCCCCCGGGCGTGACGGTCGAAAGCGTCCTTTCCGAACCCAAGGGCGACACTTCGAAATCGGTCAAACTAAAGTTAACCGCCGGTCAAGCTGCCGGCGGTCACGCGACGTTCCAAATCGTTGGCACGTTCTTGGACGCCGACGGCAAACCGACCGAGGAGAAGACCGAGGCAACCTACCCGCTGCGTCCCTTCCACACGCTGACTGAAGTCTGGTTGACGATCCCACCCGCACCGACCGACGACACCTCGACCGACAACGCTTCGCCCCCATCGGCCACGCCATGA
- a CDS encoding c-type cytochrome domain-containing protein, protein MIPHPSRSRISPHRRVAVTFLLAIASGLSTNVSANTREIAELPEDRKVVYSRDVAPVLTKNCVACHNASSEEGGVNLETVEKMKASDVEDVLVPGDAQKSRLFLLASHAEDPVMPPEDNDVSAAALNPVELALLRRWIDSGAEIDQASGTPAPRQWQPLPSSLQTVYGSGMTPDGRLSVVGFGNQIRLFGSKSSEPIDSLERHVGNQPQPAHDDFVQDLRFDSDGRRVLSSGYRNVKLWQMAPFEPTSIPNIDRNETLAIAMNPSGRHVAALSPRGELSVAEVGMNRWRWMKGFDVPAEFQSDQPPLVHLAVGPQGDCVSIVWDKTVRVVRIDGREPETMDAAHPITSMIWLDRDRLVTGDASGKVNRWQRENDAWTSSELAVSDQPIAFLCSAARDDAPLVAIDGSGKVAQFDAAKNQFVELGKLPAVPASVALSGSNNLLWVTAESGALGTFNLSDKTFIEVAKTDPLAAAQHASDQWETQVGERLIAAHDASVKQAQSNVEAEKKSLEKIAGDITAKSTAVAEKQKTVADAKKAAETAQAKLAQARDEEEAAKKQRTELTATVKQLDASIAKLTEQLEALKKEKADAEQKLAAVPDAKKLADTTKTLSEASDKAAKELATKNSELSNEQTALQLAEETKARGQRRLKRLDEELKRRQQSLENVKAEQETKQAKAAASKTRMDQSPATDQPVALTASGTRVLTRSQTAGTWSLWTGAGDWLGQLPELPVGGRLVAAGDSGVLIQAADGQLHALQASEQIWKHQRTIGSATADSPFADRVLSVDVDPSGQWLATGGGEPSRTGELMIWNLSDGSLVRRIESPHSDTVLCVRFSPDGKTLATGGADRMIKLWDVATGTLIKSLEGHTHHVSALAWNVNQRELASGSADETVKIWNIDSGKSTRTISGLKSEITRLVYVGRDDRIGITSGDGYFRVYRTDNGGRETNAKLPGGYLYALGANRDGTQFIVGGADGVATRVDKSGKQLQELVAGE, encoded by the coding sequence ATGATCCCTCACCCATCCCGTTCCCGAATCAGCCCGCATCGCCGCGTCGCGGTGACGTTCCTGTTGGCCATCGCATCAGGTCTGTCGACCAACGTGTCGGCCAACACCCGCGAGATCGCAGAACTGCCCGAAGACCGCAAGGTCGTCTACAGCCGCGACGTCGCGCCCGTGCTGACCAAAAATTGCGTCGCCTGTCACAACGCCAGCAGCGAAGAAGGCGGCGTCAATTTGGAGACGGTCGAAAAGATGAAGGCATCCGACGTCGAGGATGTCCTGGTTCCCGGCGACGCTCAAAAGAGCCGCTTGTTCTTGCTCGCATCCCATGCCGAAGATCCGGTGATGCCGCCCGAAGACAACGATGTCTCGGCCGCGGCACTGAATCCGGTTGAACTTGCTCTGCTGCGCCGCTGGATCGATTCGGGCGCCGAAATCGACCAGGCGAGCGGCACACCGGCGCCGCGGCAATGGCAACCGCTGCCGAGCAGCCTGCAAACGGTATACGGATCCGGCATGACGCCTGACGGCCGGTTGTCGGTCGTCGGATTCGGGAACCAGATTCGTTTGTTCGGATCCAAGTCATCCGAACCGATCGACTCACTCGAGCGTCACGTCGGAAACCAACCCCAACCCGCCCACGACGACTTTGTTCAAGACTTGCGATTCGATTCCGATGGCAGACGCGTCCTCTCCAGCGGCTATCGAAACGTCAAACTCTGGCAGATGGCTCCGTTCGAACCGACTTCGATTCCAAACATTGATCGCAACGAAACCCTGGCTATCGCGATGAACCCCAGCGGACGTCACGTCGCGGCTTTGTCCCCCCGGGGTGAACTGAGTGTGGCCGAGGTCGGCATGAATCGCTGGCGATGGATGAAAGGGTTTGACGTCCCGGCCGAATTCCAATCCGATCAACCGCCGCTGGTCCACCTCGCCGTCGGACCTCAAGGCGATTGCGTGTCGATCGTATGGGACAAAACAGTCCGCGTCGTCCGCATCGATGGCAGAGAACCGGAGACGATGGATGCCGCCCATCCGATCACGTCCATGATCTGGCTCGATCGCGATCGTCTGGTCACCGGCGACGCGTCGGGCAAGGTGAATCGATGGCAGCGAGAAAACGATGCGTGGACCAGCAGCGAGTTAGCGGTTTCGGATCAACCGATCGCATTCCTTTGCTCGGCGGCACGTGACGACGCGCCGCTGGTCGCGATCGATGGCTCGGGTAAAGTCGCACAGTTCGACGCAGCGAAAAACCAATTCGTCGAACTCGGAAAGCTTCCCGCCGTACCCGCTTCGGTTGCACTGTCCGGCTCAAACAATCTGCTTTGGGTAACGGCCGAATCCGGTGCACTGGGGACGTTTAATCTCTCGGACAAGACGTTTATCGAAGTCGCCAAAACGGATCCCCTTGCCGCTGCGCAGCACGCGTCGGACCAGTGGGAAACGCAGGTGGGAGAACGATTGATCGCGGCCCACGACGCGTCGGTCAAACAGGCCCAGTCCAACGTGGAAGCGGAAAAGAAGAGTCTGGAAAAAATCGCCGGCGACATCACCGCCAAGTCGACTGCGGTCGCCGAAAAACAAAAGACGGTGGCCGACGCGAAGAAAGCCGCGGAGACCGCCCAAGCGAAATTGGCCCAGGCCCGCGACGAAGAAGAAGCGGCGAAGAAACAGAGAACCGAACTCACCGCAACGGTGAAGCAACTGGATGCGTCGATTGCAAAGTTGACCGAGCAATTGGAAGCATTGAAAAAAGAAAAAGCAGACGCCGAACAAAAGCTCGCCGCGGTGCCCGACGCCAAGAAACTGGCCGACACGACCAAGACGCTCAGTGAAGCGTCTGACAAAGCCGCCAAAGAACTCGCGACGAAGAACAGCGAACTCTCGAACGAACAAACCGCGTTGCAATTGGCCGAAGAAACGAAAGCCCGCGGCCAGCGACGGCTGAAACGGCTCGACGAAGAATTGAAGCGTCGCCAGCAGTCTCTCGAAAACGTCAAGGCGGAACAAGAAACGAAACAGGCGAAGGCGGCAGCGTCGAAAACACGCATGGATCAATCGCCAGCGACCGACCAACCCGTTGCTCTGACCGCGTCAGGCACACGGGTTCTGACGCGATCTCAAACAGCGGGAACCTGGAGCCTTTGGACCGGCGCGGGCGACTGGTTGGGGCAGTTGCCCGAATTGCCGGTCGGTGGCCGGTTGGTCGCCGCCGGTGACAGCGGTGTGTTGATCCAGGCGGCCGACGGACAACTGCACGCGCTGCAAGCGTCCGAGCAGATCTGGAAGCATCAGCGAACGATCGGTTCGGCGACCGCGGACAGTCCGTTTGCCGATCGTGTGTTGAGCGTCGACGTCGATCCGTCGGGACAATGGCTGGCCACCGGAGGCGGAGAACCCTCGCGGACCGGCGAGCTGATGATCTGGAATCTTTCGGACGGCTCCCTGGTCCGTCGCATCGAATCGCCGCACAGCGATACGGTGCTGTGCGTCCGGTTCTCTCCCGATGGCAAGACCTTGGCCACCGGGGGCGCCGACCGAATGATCAAATTGTGGGACGTCGCGACGGGAACGTTGATCAAGTCACTCGAAGGCCACACCCATCACGTCAGCGCGCTCGCCTGGAACGTCAACCAGCGTGAACTGGCCAGTGGTTCAGCCGATGAGACCGTCAAGATCTGGAACATCGATTCCGGGAAATCGACGCGGACGATCAGCGGACTGAAATCGGAAATCACGCGTCTGGTCTACGTGGGGCGAGACGACCGCATCGGCATCACCTCTGGCGACGGCTACTTCCGAGTCTATCGCACCGATAACGGCGGCCGAGAAACCAACGCCAAACTTCCCGGCGGTTACCTCTACGCTCTCGGCGCCAACCGCGACGGGACGCAGTTCATCGTCGGCGGCGCCGACGGCGTCGCAACAAGAGTCGACAAATCCGGAAAGCAGTTGCAAGAACTCGTCGCTGGTGAGTGA
- a CDS encoding DUF1549 domain-containing protein has translation MTNVSTHERIHRWLLPFCFLLGWCVLPPATPCDADTPREGISFVNDVVPVLTKAGCNAGVCHAKAGGGQNGFQLSLLGFEPLEDYQHLVHEGRGRRLFPLDPARSLLLAKAAGEVPHGGGVRIEKGSPNYNTLLRWIQAGSPYRSDDDPELVSIRVEPPAGTLQPGESLTLRSIATFSDGSTRDVTATSLFESNDSAMATVSESGHVTAMDLPGKVSVMVRHQDRVAVYNASIPLGQPVDALPTPNNFIDELVFANLEQLGIPPSDLCDDATFLRRVSLDIGGRVPTERESQAFAADDSPDKRAKAVDRLLRSPDYADYFANKWTALLKNRRDDASDITSNFAFHAWVRDNLLAGTPYDQLVRELLAATGTVIANPPVAWYKRVKEPKQQIEDVAQLFLGVRLQCAQCHHHPFERWSQTDYYSLAAFFSRIGRKPTDTAGEDLIFHRRGAAQAVNMKTGENVPPAALGDSVGEIPADEDPRLRLADWMASPGNPFFAKSLVNRYWKHFFRRGLIEPEDDIRDTNPPTNPELLAALEQHFVESGFDLRALIRVITTSKAYQLSAIPNDHNLVDSQNYSRFYPKRLQAEVMLDAIDQVAGTQTSFANLPIGTRAVALPDNSYNKASPFLRVFGRPEATSVCECERVQSGSLAQSLHLMNAGDIKSKLAAGGGRINRLVGEKTPADEKVTELYFAAFSRSPSDAELATALQYINEPRTDGNGKPIDATKTLRENLQDLTWALLNTKEFLFNH, from the coding sequence ATGACAAACGTGTCCACTCACGAACGAATCCACCGATGGCTGCTGCCGTTTTGCTTCCTACTCGGCTGGTGCGTCCTTCCTCCCGCCACGCCCTGTGACGCGGATACGCCACGCGAAGGCATCAGCTTCGTCAATGATGTGGTGCCAGTGCTGACCAAAGCCGGTTGCAATGCCGGTGTCTGCCACGCCAAAGCCGGCGGCGGACAGAACGGATTTCAATTGTCACTGCTTGGATTCGAGCCCTTGGAGGACTACCAGCATCTGGTCCATGAAGGCCGCGGCCGCCGTCTGTTTCCGCTCGATCCGGCGCGCAGCCTGTTGCTTGCCAAAGCGGCCGGCGAAGTGCCACACGGCGGCGGTGTTCGCATCGAAAAGGGTTCCCCGAACTACAACACGCTGCTCCGCTGGATCCAAGCCGGATCACCCTATCGATCGGACGACGATCCCGAACTGGTTTCGATTCGCGTCGAGCCGCCGGCCGGAACGCTCCAGCCGGGCGAGAGTCTGACGCTGCGATCGATCGCCACGTTTTCGGATGGTTCAACCCGCGACGTCACGGCGACATCGCTGTTTGAATCCAACGACTCGGCCATGGCGACGGTCAGCGAATCGGGTCACGTGACGGCAATGGATTTACCGGGAAAGGTCTCCGTGATGGTGCGTCACCAAGATCGTGTCGCGGTCTACAACGCGTCGATTCCGCTGGGCCAACCGGTCGACGCACTTCCGACACCCAACAACTTTATCGACGAACTCGTCTTTGCCAATTTAGAACAGCTCGGGATCCCACCGTCGGATCTGTGTGACGATGCCACGTTCCTGCGCCGCGTCTCGTTGGACATCGGCGGACGCGTGCCGACCGAACGTGAATCGCAAGCGTTCGCGGCAGACGATTCGCCCGACAAGCGTGCCAAGGCGGTCGATCGCTTGTTACGAAGCCCTGATTACGCCGATTATTTTGCCAACAAGTGGACGGCGTTGTTGAAGAACCGTCGTGACGACGCCAGTGACATCACGTCCAATTTTGCATTTCACGCCTGGGTCCGCGACAACCTGCTGGCCGGAACACCGTACGATCAATTGGTGCGCGAATTACTGGCCGCCACCGGCACCGTGATCGCCAATCCTCCGGTCGCCTGGTACAAGCGTGTCAAGGAACCGAAACAACAAATCGAAGACGTCGCCCAATTGTTCCTCGGCGTCCGTCTGCAGTGTGCCCAGTGCCACCATCATCCCTTCGAACGTTGGAGCCAAACGGATTATTATTCGCTGGCCGCGTTCTTCAGTCGGATCGGACGAAAGCCGACCGACACCGCGGGCGAAGATTTGATCTTTCACAGACGCGGGGCCGCGCAAGCGGTCAACATGAAAACCGGCGAAAATGTGCCCCCGGCGGCGCTCGGCGATTCGGTCGGCGAGATCCCGGCCGACGAAGACCCGCGGTTGCGTCTGGCCGATTGGATGGCCAGTCCCGGCAATCCGTTCTTTGCCAAGTCGCTGGTCAATCGCTACTGGAAACACTTCTTTCGCCGAGGCTTGATCGAACCGGAAGACGACATCCGCGACACCAATCCGCCGACCAATCCCGAGTTACTCGCCGCGCTCGAACAACACTTCGTCGAAAGCGGCTTTGACCTGCGAGCGCTCATTCGCGTGATCACGACGTCCAAAGCGTATCAGTTGAGTGCGATTCCGAACGATCATAATCTGGTCGATTCACAGAACTACTCACGCTTCTATCCCAAGCGATTGCAAGCCGAAGTCATGCTCGATGCGATCGATCAAGTCGCCGGCACCCAAACCTCGTTCGCCAATCTGCCGATCGGCACCCGCGCGGTGGCACTGCCGGACAACAGCTACAACAAAGCGTCGCCGTTCCTGCGAGTGTTTGGCCGCCCCGAAGCGACCAGCGTGTGCGAGTGCGAGCGGGTGCAATCGGGCAGCCTTGCCCAAAGCCTGCACCTGATGAATGCCGGCGACATCAAGTCAAAGCTCGCCGCCGGCGGTGGACGCATCAACCGACTGGTCGGCGAGAAAACGCCCGCCGATGAAAAAGTCACCGAATTGTATTTCGCCGCCTTTTCGCGCTCCCCAAGCGATGCCGAATTGGCAACCGCGTTGCAATACATCAATGAACCGCGCACCGACGGAAATGGCAAACCGATTGATGCAACGAAAACGCTGCGCGAGAACCTACAAGATCTCACCTGGGCTCTGCTGAACACCAAAGAGTTTTTGTTTAACCACTAG